The following proteins are co-located in the Streptomyces sp. NBC_01198 genome:
- a CDS encoding transketolase, which produces MTDTDLVELAQQLRVDSVRAAAAAGSGHPTSSMSAADLMAVLLARHLHYDFDRPEHPGNDHLILSKGHASPLLYSAYKAAGAISDQELLTFRKFGSRMEGHPTPRLPWVDVATGSLGQGLPVGVGVALAGSRLDHLPYRTWVLCGDSEMAEGSVWEAFEHAGIEGLDHLTAIIDVNRLGQRGPTRHGWDLDAYARRIRAFGWHTLEIDGHDIEAIDQAMTTAAATRGAPTAIIARTRKGRGASEVEDREGKHGKPLADPEAAIRELGGLRDLRVAVQAPPDAEQPARGGGDPHTDLPRYPVGGDPVATRTAFGETLAALGSLHDDIVVLDGEVGDSTKAQLFAADHPERYIECYIAEQQMIAAAVGVGVRGWTPYASTFAAFLTRAHDFLRMAAISRSAVNVVGTHAGVSIGEDGPSQMALEDLAMTRAIHGTTVLYPCDANQTVQLLTAMADRPGICYLRATRGNSPVIYGPGDAFPVGGSKVLRSHPDDQVTLIGAGVTVHEALAAADRLVADGIRARVIDLYSVKPVDTQTLRTAAEDTGRFVIAEDHHPEGGLADAVMESFGNGHPTPRHTRLAVHTMPGSGTPDEQLEAAGISASAIVAAARKLAAT; this is translated from the coding sequence ATGACCGACACCGACCTCGTCGAACTGGCCCAGCAGCTGCGGGTGGACTCCGTCCGGGCGGCCGCGGCAGCCGGCTCCGGGCACCCGACCTCCTCGATGTCCGCCGCCGACCTGATGGCCGTACTGCTGGCCCGGCACCTGCACTACGACTTCGACCGGCCGGAACACCCGGGCAACGACCATCTGATCCTCTCCAAGGGCCACGCGTCCCCGCTGCTGTACTCGGCCTACAAGGCGGCCGGCGCCATCTCCGACCAGGAGCTGCTGACCTTCCGGAAGTTCGGCAGCCGCATGGAGGGGCACCCCACCCCCCGGCTGCCCTGGGTCGACGTGGCCACCGGATCGCTCGGCCAGGGCCTGCCCGTCGGGGTGGGCGTCGCCCTCGCGGGCAGCCGCCTGGACCACCTGCCGTACCGCACCTGGGTGCTGTGCGGGGACAGCGAGATGGCCGAGGGCTCGGTCTGGGAGGCCTTCGAGCACGCCGGTATCGAAGGGCTCGACCACCTCACCGCGATCATCGACGTCAACCGGCTCGGCCAGCGCGGCCCCACCCGGCACGGCTGGGACCTGGACGCCTACGCCCGCAGGATCCGCGCCTTCGGCTGGCACACCCTGGAGATCGACGGCCACGACATCGAGGCGATCGACCAGGCCATGACCACCGCGGCGGCCACCCGCGGCGCGCCCACCGCGATCATCGCCCGCACCCGCAAGGGCCGCGGCGCCTCCGAGGTCGAGGACCGCGAGGGCAAGCACGGCAAGCCGCTGGCCGACCCCGAGGCGGCCATCCGCGAGCTCGGCGGCCTGCGTGACCTGCGGGTCGCCGTCCAGGCCCCGCCGGACGCCGAGCAGCCCGCCCGCGGCGGCGGCGACCCGCACACCGACCTGCCGCGCTACCCGGTCGGCGGCGACCCGGTGGCGACCCGTACCGCCTTCGGCGAGACGCTGGCCGCGCTCGGCTCGCTGCACGACGACATCGTGGTCCTCGACGGCGAGGTCGGCGACTCCACCAAGGCCCAGCTCTTCGCCGCGGACCACCCCGAGCGGTACATCGAGTGCTACATCGCCGAGCAGCAGATGATCGCCGCCGCAGTCGGCGTCGGGGTGCGCGGCTGGACGCCCTACGCGTCCACCTTCGCCGCCTTCCTCACCCGCGCCCACGACTTCCTGCGGATGGCCGCGATCAGCCGCTCCGCGGTCAACGTCGTCGGCACCCACGCGGGCGTCTCGATCGGCGAGGACGGCCCGTCCCAGATGGCGCTTGAGGACCTGGCGATGACGCGCGCCATCCACGGCACCACCGTGCTCTACCCCTGCGACGCCAACCAGACCGTCCAGCTGCTCACCGCCATGGCGGACCGCCCCGGCATCTGCTACCTGCGGGCCACCCGCGGGAACAGCCCGGTGATCTACGGGCCCGGTGACGCCTTCCCGGTCGGCGGCAGCAAGGTCCTGCGCTCGCACCCCGACGACCAGGTCACCCTGATCGGCGCCGGCGTCACCGTCCACGAGGCACTGGCCGCCGCCGACCGGCTGGTCGCCGACGGCATCCGCGCCCGGGTGATCGACCTCTACTCGGTCAAGCCGGTGGACACCCAGACGCTGCGCACGGCAGCCGAGGACACCGGCCGCTTCGTGATCGCCGAGGACCACCACCCCGAGGGCGGACTCGCCGACGCGGTCATGGAGTCCTTCGGCAACGGCCACCCCACCCCCCGGCACACCCGGCTCGCCGTCCACACCATGCCCGGCTCCGGCACCCCCGACGAGCAGCTGGAGGCGGCCGGGATCAGCGCCTCCGCGATCGTGGCCGCCGCCCGCAAGCTCGCCGCGACCTGA
- a CDS encoding amino acid ABC transporter permease: protein MTAGSALYDLPGPKALARHRLYGWISGALLAAPAGLVVHKLVATGQFSAVKWRPFAYQGIQRLLLTGLANTLTAFGWAALASLAFGVVLAAGRLSDHRVVRWASTLVVEFFRAMPLLVMIFFIFVALRLEPLLALVVGLTLYNGSVLAEVFRAGVEAVPRGQREAAYALGMRKTQVMAHVLVPQAARAMLPAIISQLVVALKDTSLGYLITYQEFLYSGKLIATNLDYDLPFIPVVMVIAPVYIGMCMLLSWSAHRIAGYERRSPRTKGATVVTALPEEV, encoded by the coding sequence ATGACCGCGGGCAGCGCCCTCTACGACCTCCCCGGTCCGAAAGCGCTGGCCAGGCACCGGCTGTACGGCTGGATCAGCGGCGCGTTGCTGGCCGCGCCGGCCGGCCTGGTCGTCCACAAGCTGGTGGCCACCGGGCAGTTCTCGGCCGTCAAGTGGCGGCCCTTCGCCTACCAGGGCATCCAGCGGCTGCTGCTGACCGGGCTGGCGAACACCCTGACCGCCTTCGGCTGGGCGGCGCTCGCCTCGCTGGCCTTCGGGGTGGTCCTCGCGGCCGGCCGGCTGTCGGACCACCGGGTGGTGCGCTGGGCGAGCACGCTGGTGGTGGAGTTCTTCCGGGCGATGCCGCTGCTGGTGATGATCTTCTTCATCTTCGTCGCGCTCCGGCTGGAGCCGCTGCTCGCGCTTGTCGTCGGCCTGACCCTCTACAACGGCTCGGTGCTCGCTGAGGTCTTCCGCGCCGGGGTCGAGGCGGTACCGCGCGGCCAGCGGGAGGCGGCGTACGCGCTGGGGATGCGCAAGACCCAGGTGATGGCCCACGTGCTGGTGCCGCAGGCGGCCAGGGCGATGCTGCCGGCCATCATCAGCCAGCTGGTGGTGGCGCTCAAGGACACCTCGCTTGGCTACCTCATCACCTACCAGGAGTTCCTCTACTCCGGGAAGCTCATCGCCACCAACCTGGACTACGACCTGCCGTTCATCCCGGTGGTCATGGTGATCGCCCCCGTCTACATCGGCATGTGCATGCTGCTGTCGTGGTCCGCCCACCGGATCGCCGGGTACGAGCGGCGCAGCCCCAGGACGAAGGGCGCCACGGTGGTGACGGCACTGCCCGAGGAGGTCTGA
- a CDS encoding amino acid ABC transporter permease, whose protein sequence is MSVLTDNFSLYGRALWGTVQLTLLAGAFALAAGVLIAGCRLSPVKALRAFGTGWVTVLRNTPLTLLFFAVLLGLPRFGVVLPFTVFAVLALGAYTSAFVCEAVRAGVNTVPPGQGEAARSLGMSFTQTLSLVVLPQAVRAVIPPLGSTLIALAKNSAIAGSFSVTELLGTYKPLNELGYGIVWIFVWIAAGYLLVTLSLAGLFGLLERKLGVAG, encoded by the coding sequence GTGAGCGTGCTGACGGACAACTTCTCGCTCTACGGCAGGGCCCTGTGGGGCACCGTGCAGCTCACCCTGCTGGCCGGCGCCTTCGCGCTGGCCGCCGGAGTGCTCATCGCCGGCTGCCGGCTCTCGCCGGTCAAGGCGCTGCGGGCGTTCGGCACCGGGTGGGTGACGGTACTCCGCAACACCCCGCTGACCCTGCTGTTCTTCGCGGTGCTGCTCGGCCTGCCGCGGTTCGGCGTCGTGCTGCCCTTCACGGTCTTCGCGGTGCTGGCCCTCGGCGCGTACACCTCGGCCTTCGTCTGCGAGGCGGTGCGGGCCGGCGTCAACACCGTGCCGCCCGGCCAGGGCGAGGCGGCCCGCAGCCTCGGGATGTCCTTCACCCAGACGCTGTCGCTGGTGGTGCTGCCGCAGGCGGTCCGCGCGGTGATCCCGCCGCTCGGCTCCACCCTGATCGCCCTGGCCAAGAACTCCGCCATCGCCGGCTCCTTCTCGGTCACCGAGCTTCTCGGCACCTACAAACCGCTCAACGAGCTGGGCTACGGCATCGTGTGGATCTTCGTGTGGATCGCGGCTGGCTACCTGCTCGTCACGCTCAGCCTGGCCGGCCTCTTCGGCCTGCTGGAGCGGAAGCTGGGAGTGGCCGGATGA
- a CDS encoding glutamate ABC transporter substrate-binding protein has product MTPTRRGPRPLPALLLGPVLLALLLAPTGGCGRPGSPPAKGPRAGDLAAYRVEPAVSLPASPTWTRAHRRGRLVVGVKDDQPYLGERDPATGAYSGFDIEIARMAAASLGFPAGRITFKAIASANRETSLSNGQIDLYVGTYTINALRRRQVGFAGPYYLAGQGLLVRRGERDIHGPRDLSGRKVCSAAGSSSIQRIEADYPDAKPVTYDTYSVCVDNLLTYQVDAVTTDDSILLGYAAKAPGELKTVGRPFSREPYGIGLSKGDSALRLALDDALVAHERNGDWKRAYDATLGLSGVPAPAPPPVDRD; this is encoded by the coding sequence GTGACCCCGACCCGCCGCGGCCCCCGCCCGCTCCCGGCCCTGCTGCTCGGCCCGGTCCTGCTCGCACTCCTCCTCGCGCCCACCGGCGGCTGCGGCCGGCCGGGCAGCCCGCCTGCCAAGGGGCCGCGGGCCGGTGACCTGGCGGCCTACCGCGTCGAGCCCGCCGTCTCGCTGCCGGCCTCGCCGACCTGGACCCGGGCCCACCGCCGCGGCAGGCTCGTCGTCGGCGTCAAGGACGACCAGCCCTACCTCGGCGAGCGCGACCCCGCGACAGGGGCGTACTCCGGCTTCGACATCGAGATCGCCAGGATGGCGGCCGCCTCGCTCGGCTTCCCCGCCGGCCGGATCACGTTCAAGGCCATCGCGTCGGCCAACCGGGAGACCTCGCTCAGCAACGGCCAGATCGACCTCTACGTGGGCACCTACACCATCAACGCGCTGCGCCGCCGGCAGGTCGGCTTCGCCGGGCCCTACTACCTGGCCGGGCAGGGCCTGCTGGTGCGCCGCGGCGAGCGCGACATCCACGGGCCGCGGGACCTCAGCGGCAGGAAGGTCTGCTCGGCCGCCGGCTCCAGCTCCATCCAGCGCATCGAGGCCGACTACCCCGACGCGAAGCCGGTCACCTACGACACGTACTCGGTGTGCGTCGACAACCTGCTCACCTACCAGGTCGACGCGGTGACCACCGACGACTCGATCCTGCTGGGATACGCCGCCAAGGCCCCCGGCGAGCTGAAGACGGTCGGCCGGCCCTTCTCCCGGGAGCCCTACGGGATCGGCCTGTCCAAGGGCGACTCCGCGCTGCGGCTGGCGCTGGACGACGCCCTCGTCGCCCATGAGCGCAACGGCGACTGGAAGCGGGCCTACGACGCCACCCTCGGGCTGTCGGGAGTCCCCGCGCCCGCCCCGCCGCCGGTGGACCGTGACTGA
- a CDS encoding amino acid ABC transporter ATP-binding protein, whose amino-acid sequence MPVEPLIVLSGVNKHFGQLHVLKDIDLTVGRGEVVVVVGPSGSGKSTLCRAVNRLEPVESGTITVDGRPLPAEGRALARLRADVGMVFQSFNLFAHRTVLDNVMLAPLKVRRRPRAEAERRARDLLDRVGLPAQADKLPAQLSGGQQQRVAIARALAMDPKAMLFDEPTSALDPEMINEVLDVMRQLAQEGMTMVVVTHEMGFARSAADRVVFMADGRIIEDRAPGEFFTEPRTDRARDFLSKILHH is encoded by the coding sequence GTGCCGGTGGAACCACTGATCGTCCTCAGCGGCGTCAACAAGCACTTCGGACAGCTCCATGTGCTCAAGGACATCGATCTGACCGTCGGCCGCGGCGAGGTGGTGGTCGTCGTCGGTCCGTCGGGCTCGGGCAAGTCCACCCTGTGCCGGGCGGTCAACCGGCTGGAGCCGGTGGAGTCCGGCACCATCACCGTGGACGGGCGGCCACTGCCCGCCGAAGGCCGGGCGCTGGCCCGGCTGCGGGCCGACGTGGGGATGGTCTTCCAGTCCTTCAACCTCTTCGCCCACCGGACCGTGCTGGACAACGTGATGCTGGCGCCGCTGAAGGTCCGCCGCCGCCCCAGGGCCGAGGCCGAGCGCAGGGCCCGTGACCTCCTCGACCGGGTCGGCCTGCCGGCCCAGGCCGACAAGCTGCCCGCCCAGCTGTCCGGCGGCCAGCAGCAGCGGGTGGCGATCGCCCGGGCCCTGGCCATGGACCCCAAGGCCATGCTCTTCGACGAGCCGACCTCGGCCCTTGACCCCGAGATGATCAACGAGGTGCTCGACGTGATGCGGCAGCTCGCCCAGGAGGGCATGACGATGGTGGTGGTCACCCACGAGATGGGCTTCGCCCGGTCGGCGGCGGACCGGGTGGTCTTCATGGCCGACGGGCGGATCATCGAGGACCGGGCGCCCGGGGAGTTCTTCACCGAGCCGCGCACCGACCGGGCCCGTGACTTCCTGTCCAAGATCCTCCACCACTGA
- a CDS encoding TfoX/Sxy family DNA transformation protein: MDSLQQLPNIGAVLADRLRRAGVDDAGELRRLGSGRAFEKIRPDLPDDACTHTLLALEGALRGMRWTAIPQTERDTLVHRVLG; the protein is encoded by the coding sequence GTGGACTCCCTACAGCAGCTGCCGAACATCGGGGCGGTGCTCGCCGACCGCCTGCGCCGCGCGGGCGTCGACGACGCGGGCGAACTGCGCCGGCTGGGATCGGGCCGGGCCTTCGAGAAGATCCGCCCCGACCTTCCCGACGACGCCTGCACCCACACCCTGCTCGCCCTGGAGGGCGCCCTGCGCGGCATGCGCTGGACCGCGATCCCGCAGACCGAACGCGACACGCTCGTCCACCGCGTCCTCGGCTGA
- a CDS encoding DUF6278 family protein codes for MDIPLLTKWRKRHVPSGLAAFGSGQQPDPAMLAELLGECPLLRARAADDGVELDDTAESLSALDQLVPNWRDEEEQALDRLGNDAGLYLGTVIVRTLPGAVWQVWPNGRPVVRLASGREIDAVELGHSWAENGTPELSQVLAETTED; via the coding sequence ATGGACATTCCCCTTCTCACCAAGTGGCGCAAGCGGCATGTCCCGTCCGGCCTCGCGGCCTTCGGCAGCGGGCAGCAGCCCGACCCCGCGATGCTCGCCGAACTCCTCGGCGAGTGCCCGCTGCTGCGCGCCCGCGCGGCTGACGACGGGGTGGAACTGGACGACACCGCGGAGTCTTTGAGCGCGCTGGACCAGCTCGTGCCCAACTGGCGCGACGAGGAGGAGCAGGCGCTCGACCGGCTCGGCAACGACGCGGGCCTCTACCTCGGCACTGTCATCGTCCGTACGCTCCCCGGCGCGGTCTGGCAGGTGTGGCCCAACGGCCGCCCGGTGGTGCGCCTGGCGAGCGGCCGCGAGATCGACGCCGTCGAGTTGGGCCACAGCTGGGCCGAGAACGGCACCCCGGAACTGTCCCAGGTGCTGGCGGAGACCACCGAGGACTGA
- a CDS encoding MBL fold metallo-hydrolase encodes MEIIELLPSLHMLRFPVGAAYLWSDTEGGTDALTLIDTGVAGSAEEIAAAVRGLGRDPADIHQVVLTHFHHDHTGSAAEIRARYGAAVLAHRREAPVIRGEAAGAPPVFAEWERALFDSLPPLPPAPPVPVDRELEDGDTIDFGGGAEVVWVPGHTEGSIALHLPGPRFLFTGDTAANVEGRTMPGVFNSDPAGALASFRRLAALDVDVACFGHGEPVTAGASAALRAAAGGLGD; translated from the coding sequence ATGGAGATCATCGAGCTGCTGCCGTCCCTGCACATGCTGCGCTTCCCGGTCGGCGCGGCCTACCTGTGGTCCGACACCGAGGGCGGCACGGACGCCCTGACGCTGATCGACACCGGGGTCGCGGGGTCGGCTGAGGAGATCGCGGCGGCCGTGCGCGGCCTCGGCCGCGATCCGGCCGACATACACCAGGTGGTGCTGACGCACTTCCACCACGACCACACCGGATCCGCCGCCGAGATCCGCGCCCGCTACGGCGCCGCGGTGCTGGCGCACCGCCGGGAGGCTCCGGTGATCCGGGGCGAGGCCGCCGGGGCGCCGCCGGTGTTCGCCGAGTGGGAGCGTGCCCTCTTCGACAGCCTGCCGCCGCTGCCGCCCGCGCCGCCGGTACCCGTCGACCGCGAGCTGGAGGACGGCGACACGATCGATTTCGGCGGCGGCGCGGAAGTGGTGTGGGTGCCGGGCCACACCGAGGGCAGCATCGCCCTCCATCTGCCGGGCCCGCGGTTCCTCTTCACCGGTGACACCGCGGCCAACGTCGAGGGACGCACGATGCCCGGCGTCTTCAACAGCGACCCGGCCGGCGCGCTCGCCTCCTTCCGCCGGCTCGCCGCGCTCGACGTGGACGTGGCCTGCTTCGGCCACGGCGAACCCGTCACCGCCGGCGCGTCGGCGGCGCTGCGGGCGGCGGCCGGCGGCCTCGGCGACTGA
- a CDS encoding exodeoxyribonuclease III, with translation MRIATWNINSITARLPRLLGWLESSGTDVLCVQETKCTDEQFPYDELRELGYEAAVNADGRWNGVALISRVGLTDVVKGLPGGPAYEGVQEPRAVSATCGPVRLWSVYVPNGREIGHPHYAYKLQWFEALRAAVADDAAGELPFAVLGDYNVAPTDQDVWDIAVFEGQTHVTAPERDALAALRGTGLTDVVPRPLKYDHPFTYWDYRQLGFPKNRGMRIDLVYGNGPFAKAVSDAYVDREERKGKGASDHAPVVVDLDV, from the coding sequence ATGCGCATCGCGACCTGGAACATCAACTCGATCACGGCCCGGCTGCCCCGGCTGCTCGGCTGGCTGGAGAGCAGCGGCACGGACGTGCTGTGCGTCCAGGAGACCAAGTGCACCGACGAGCAGTTCCCCTACGACGAGCTGCGCGAGCTGGGATACGAGGCGGCGGTCAACGCCGACGGCCGGTGGAACGGGGTCGCGCTGATCTCCCGGGTGGGCCTGACCGACGTGGTCAAGGGCCTGCCCGGCGGCCCGGCGTACGAAGGGGTGCAGGAGCCGCGGGCGGTCTCCGCGACCTGCGGCCCGGTCCGGCTGTGGTCGGTCTACGTGCCCAACGGACGCGAGATCGGCCACCCGCACTACGCCTACAAGCTCCAGTGGTTCGAGGCGCTCCGTGCCGCGGTCGCCGACGACGCGGCGGGCGAGCTGCCCTTCGCCGTCCTCGGTGACTACAACGTGGCGCCGACCGACCAGGACGTCTGGGACATCGCGGTCTTCGAGGGCCAGACCCATGTCACCGCCCCCGAGCGCGACGCGCTGGCCGCGCTGCGCGGCACCGGCCTGACCGACGTGGTGCCGCGGCCGCTGAAGTACGACCACCCGTTCACCTACTGGGACTACCGCCAGCTGGGCTTCCCGAAGAACCGCGGCATGCGCATCGACCTGGTGTACGGCAACGGGCCGTTCGCCAAGGCGGTCTCCGACGCGTATGTGGACCGCGAGGAGCGCAAGGGCAAGGGCGCCTCCGACCACGCCCCGGTCGTGGTGGACCTCGACGTCTGA
- a CDS encoding MBL fold metallo-hydrolase, protein MKLTKKRHSCVRMEKDGLTLVIDPGVFSEQDAADGADVILVTHEHPDHFDPGRLRASLDANPAAELWTLASVADQLSAAYPGRVHTVGHGDTFTAAGYDVQVHGELHAVIHPDLPRITNVGYLVDGAVFHPGDALTVPGYPVDTLLLPVHAPWNKISEVIDYVREVKPRRSLDVHDALLADLARPMYDAQLVDLSGAEHVRLAPGEGTST, encoded by the coding sequence GTGAAGCTGACCAAGAAGCGGCATTCCTGCGTGCGGATGGAGAAGGACGGGCTCACGCTCGTCATCGACCCGGGTGTCTTCAGCGAGCAGGACGCGGCGGACGGCGCCGACGTCATCCTGGTCACCCATGAGCACCCCGACCACTTCGACCCCGGCCGGCTGCGGGCCTCGCTGGACGCCAACCCGGCGGCCGAGCTGTGGACGCTGGCGAGCGTCGCCGACCAGCTCTCGGCGGCCTACCCCGGCCGGGTGCACACCGTGGGCCACGGCGACACCTTCACCGCGGCGGGCTACGACGTCCAGGTGCACGGCGAGCTGCACGCCGTCATCCACCCCGACCTGCCGCGGATCACCAACGTGGGCTATCTGGTGGACGGCGCCGTCTTCCACCCCGGTGACGCCCTGACGGTGCCCGGCTACCCGGTGGACACCCTGCTGCTGCCGGTGCACGCGCCCTGGAACAAGATCTCCGAGGTCATCGACTACGTCCGGGAGGTCAAGCCGCGCCGGAGCCTCGACGTCCACGACGCGCTGCTCGCCGACCTGGCACGGCCGATGTACGACGCCCAGCTGGTCGACCTGAGCGGTGCCGAGCACGTGCGCCTCGCACCGGGTGAGGGCACCTCGACCTGA
- the pcaDC gene encoding bifunctional 3-oxoadipate enol-lactonase/4-carboxymuconolactone decarboxylase PcaDC — translation MYAGAPPLQYRFDGPDRAPVLVLGPALGATWHMWDRQLPMLTTNWRVLRYELPGHGGAPAEPASSVDDLARRLLAVLDDEGIDTFGYAGCALGAAIGARLALLRPDRVAALALVSAAARFGTADTWRQRGVVVRANGLERTAQAGPKRWFTDAFLATQPAITEWAVQMVATTDPACYVAACEALAAFDIRDALGSIGVPTLVVAGADDTETPPADARLLVAGIPDARLAVVPATGHLAPVEEPVAVGELLATHFGSAWQDHASTAVPLPPPPVPPVPPARIPASATPDRLAEGGRIRSEVIGDSAGADRPLATGDGFGSGFDAFATRYSWGEIWARPGLDRRTRACVTLTALTATGQLAELADHVRGALRIGLSPAEIEEVLLHTAVYCGLPAARAALAAARTVVEQETGGHP, via the coding sequence ATGTACGCGGGAGCGCCGCCGCTGCAGTACCGCTTCGACGGACCCGACCGCGCGCCGGTGCTCGTCCTCGGGCCCGCGCTCGGCGCGACCTGGCACATGTGGGACCGGCAGCTGCCGATGCTCACCACCAACTGGCGGGTGCTGCGCTACGAGCTGCCCGGGCACGGCGGCGCGCCCGCCGAGCCCGCGTCCTCCGTGGACGACCTGGCACGGCGGCTGCTCGCCGTCCTCGACGACGAGGGCATCGACACCTTCGGCTACGCAGGCTGCGCCCTCGGCGCGGCCATCGGCGCCCGGCTGGCGCTGCTGCGGCCCGACCGGGTGGCCGCGCTGGCCCTGGTGTCGGCCGCCGCCCGCTTCGGCACCGCCGACACCTGGCGGCAGCGCGGCGTCGTGGTGCGCGCCAACGGGCTGGAGCGCACCGCGCAGGCCGGCCCCAAGCGCTGGTTCACCGACGCCTTCCTTGCCACCCAGCCGGCGATCACCGAATGGGCCGTCCAGATGGTCGCCACCACCGACCCGGCCTGCTACGTGGCCGCCTGCGAGGCGCTGGCGGCCTTCGACATCCGGGACGCGCTCGGCAGCATCGGCGTCCCCACCCTGGTGGTGGCCGGCGCCGACGACACCGAGACGCCGCCGGCCGACGCCCGGCTGCTGGTCGCGGGCATCCCCGACGCCCGGCTCGCGGTCGTCCCCGCCACCGGCCACCTCGCGCCCGTCGAGGAGCCGGTCGCGGTCGGCGAGCTGCTTGCCACCCATTTCGGCAGCGCCTGGCAGGACCACGCCTCCACCGCCGTGCCGCTGCCCCCGCCGCCGGTCCCGCCGGTGCCGCCCGCCCGCATCCCGGCGTCCGCGACCCCCGACCGGCTCGCCGAGGGCGGACGGATCCGCAGCGAGGTGATCGGCGACAGCGCGGGCGCCGACCGCCCGCTGGCCACCGGGGACGGCTTCGGCAGCGGCTTCGACGCCTTCGCCACCCGTTACTCGTGGGGCGAGATATGGGCCAGGCCCGGCCTCGACCGGCGCACCCGCGCCTGCGTCACGCTCACCGCGCTGACCGCGACCGGCCAGCTCGCGGAACTGGCCGACCACGTCAGGGGGGCACTGCGGATCGGCCTGAGCCCGGCCGAGATCGAGGAGGTGCTGCTGCACACCGCGGTCTACTGCGGGCTGCCCGCCGCACGCGCCGCGCTGGCCGCGGCGCGGACCGTGGTCGAGCAGGAGACCGGGGGCCATCCGTAG
- a CDS encoding ROK family glucokinase has product MSANRERVYRGSAARATVWRNVSGAERRERRSHLTAPRVPTVGIDIGGTKVMAGVVDADGVILEQLRTETPDKSKSPKVVEDTIVELVLDLSERHDVHAVGIGAAGWVDADRSRILFAPHLSWRDEPLRERLAERLLVPVMVDNDANTAAWAEWRFGAGRGEADLVMITLGTGIGGAILEDGQVKRGRYGVAGEFGHMQVVPGGHRCACGNRGCWEQYSSGNALVREAREMAAADSPVAYGIIDRVGGHIGDITGPLITELARAGDPMCVELFQDIGQWLGVGIANLAAALDPSCFVIGGGVSAADDLLITPARDAFRRTLTGRGYRPEARIAKAELGPEAGMVGAADLARLVARRFRRANRRRVERYERYGRIYGRQEADS; this is encoded by the coding sequence TTGAGTGCCAATCGTGAACGTGTGTACCGCGGCAGCGCCGCCAGAGCGACGGTGTGGCGCAACGTCAGCGGCGCCGAGCGCCGGGAGAGACGCAGCCACCTGACCGCGCCGCGGGTGCCCACCGTGGGCATCGACATCGGCGGCACGAAGGTGATGGCGGGCGTGGTGGACGCCGACGGCGTCATCCTCGAACAGCTGCGCACCGAGACCCCCGACAAGTCCAAGAGCCCCAAGGTGGTCGAGGACACCATCGTGGAGCTGGTGCTCGACCTGTCGGAGCGGCACGACGTGCACGCGGTCGGCATCGGCGCGGCCGGCTGGGTGGACGCCGACCGCTCCCGCATCCTCTTCGCCCCGCACCTGTCCTGGCGCGACGAACCGCTGCGCGAACGGCTCGCGGAGCGGCTGCTGGTCCCGGTGATGGTCGACAACGACGCCAACACCGCCGCCTGGGCCGAATGGCGCTTCGGCGCCGGACGGGGCGAGGCCGACCTGGTGATGATCACGCTCGGCACCGGCATCGGCGGCGCGATCCTGGAGGACGGCCAGGTCAAGCGGGGCCGCTACGGCGTCGCCGGCGAGTTCGGCCATATGCAGGTGGTGCCGGGCGGCCACCGCTGCGCGTGCGGCAACCGCGGCTGCTGGGAGCAGTACAGCTCGGGCAACGCCCTGGTCAGGGAGGCCCGCGAGATGGCCGCCGCGGACTCACCGGTGGCCTACGGGATCATCGACCGGGTCGGCGGCCACATCGGCGACATCACCGGGCCGCTGATCACCGAGCTGGCCAGGGCCGGCGATCCGATGTGCGTGGAACTCTTCCAGGACATCGGCCAGTGGCTCGGCGTCGGCATCGCCAACCTCGCCGCCGCCCTCGACCCGTCCTGCTTCGTCATCGGCGGCGGCGTCAGCGCCGCGGACGACTTGCTGATCACTCCCGCGAGGGACGCCTTCCGCCGCACCTTGACCGGCCGCGGGTACCGGCCGGAGGCCAGGATCGCCAAGGCGGAGCTCGGCCCTGAGGCCGGCATGGTCGGCGCCGCCGACCTCGCGCGCCTGGTGGCCCGCCGCTTCCGCCGCGCCAACCGCCGCCGGGTCGAGCGCTACGAGCGCTACGGCAGGATCTACGGCCGCCAGGAGGCCGACTCGTGA